The window AGGCCGACACAAGCACCCCGGCTGTCTGCGCCCGGCCCTCCTTTCTCGGCTGCTCCGGAGCCCCAGGTGGGTGCTCCCCCCTCACTGGGATGTTGCCTCCCCTCCAGGAAGACCCCTGGACCCCAGGTTCCTTGCCAGGGAGGAGGTGGAGGCTGTGGGCCAGGCGGAGCCCCCAGCATGCCCCTGCCTGAGCCCGGTGAGCAGGAGGGCAAGAGCGCCAAGGCCGGCCAGGAGCCCGCCCCGGAGCACGGCACCGACGTGGTCCCTGCAGCCCCCAGGAAGCCCAAGGACTTCTCCAAGCTCGTGCTGCTCACAGCCTCCAAAGACAGTGTCAAAGTGACTGGCGCCAAGCGAAAAGGGGTGCACTGCATCATGTCACTAGGGGTGCCTGGCCCCGCCACCCTCGCCGAGGCCCTCCTCAAGACCCACCCCGAGGCACAGCGGGCCATCGGATCGGCCCCCCAGGAGCC of the Choloepus didactylus isolate mChoDid1 chromosome 21, mChoDid1.pri, whole genome shotgun sequence genome contains:
- the FLYWCH2 gene encoding FLYWCH family member 2, giving the protein MPLPEPGEQEGKSAKAGQEPAPEHGTDVVPAAPRKPKDFSKLVLLTASKDSVKVTGAKRKGVHCIMSLGVPGPATLAEALLKTHPEAQRAIGSAPQEPEAKRGRRDTVAEGREDGRLTGRPAPRPTVEGEGSPAPPVPGHPSPSVASACTLRL